AGGTCTCGGCGGTGGGCGCCGCGCTCACGGCGCCCCGCAGCGGCTGGGACAACGACCTGTCGTTCCTGCCCGACTGGTACAGGGAGGCCTGAGCGGGAGCGCCGCGCCATGGGCGCCTACATCCTGCGACGCCTCCTGATCGCGATTCCGAGCCTGCTCGGCATCAGCCTGATCCTGTTCACCGTCCTGGCGCTCGCGCCGGGCGACCCGTTCGGCGAACTCGCCAGCAACCCGAACGTGCCGCCGGAGGTTCGGGCGGCTCTGCGCGTCAAGTTCGGCCTCGATGACCCGATCCTCACCCGCTACCTGCACTGGCTCACCGCCATGCTGCAGGGGGATTGGGGCTTCTCGTTCGCCAGCCGGGTGAACGTCGACACCCTGATCCTGCAGCGGCTGCCCACGACCCTGTTCGTGGTCGGCTCCTCGCAGGTCCTGGCGCTGCTGATCGCCGTGCCGGTGGGCCTCTATGCGGCGCGCCGGCCCTACTCGCTCGCCGACCAGGTCGCCAACACGCTGGCCTTCGTGGGTTTCTCGCTGCCGACCTTCTTCACCGGGCTGCTGTTCATCCTGCTGTTCTCGATCAAGCTCGGCTGGCTGCCCTTCGTCTACCAGGCCGACCTGCCGGGCTCCGGCCTGCCCTGGCTCTGGGCGAATGTCCGGCAGGCGATCATGCCGGTGGCGGTGCTGGGCTTCTTCCAGGCCGCCTCCTACACCCGCTACGTGCGCGCCTCGGCGCTGGACGTCGCCCGCCTCGACTACGTCACCACGGCCCGGGCCAAGGGCCTGACCGAGGGCACGGTGACCCGCCGGCACATCGCCCGCAACGCCCTGATCCCCGTGGTGACGCTCGTCGCCCTCCAGATCCCCGCGGTGTTCGGCGGCGCCATCGTCACCGAGCAGATCTTCCGGATCCCGGGCATCGGCTCGCTGCTGATCGACGCCATGCTGGCCAACGACACGCCGGTGGTGATGGCGGTGACCTTCGTGTTCGCCGGCCTCGTCATCCTGTTCAACCTCGTCGCGGACCTGCTCTATGGCTGGCTCGACCCTCGCATCGCCCTCCGATGAGGCGGTGCCCGTCGCCCGCGCGCCGGCTTCGCCGGGGCGGGAGACGTGGCGGCGCTTCCGGCGGCACCGGCTGGCGCTCGCCAGCGTCGGCGTGCTGGCGCTCCTCGTCGCCGGCGTGGTGTTCGGCGGCCTGCTCTGGCCCGTCGCCATCGGCGACATCGACTTCGCGGCCCAGCTCCAGGGCCCGTCCTGGGACCACCCGTTCGGCACCGACGATCTCGGCCAAGACCTGCTCGCCCGGATGATCTACGGCGGCCGGATCTCGCTCGCCGTGGGCTTCGCCGCCATGGCGGTGGCGAGCCTGATCGGCGTGCTGGTCGGCGCGCTCGCCGGCATGTCGCGCCGGTTCCTCGACCCGGTGCTGATGTGGCTGACCGACCTGTTCCTGTCGCTGCCGCAGCTGCCGCTGCTGCTCCTCGTGATCTACCTGTTCCGCGACAGCCTGAAGGCCGTGTTCGGCAGCCAGGGCGGCGTGTTCCTGATGATCGTCGCGGTGATCGGGGGCCTGCGCTGGATGCCGGTCGCCCGGTTGGTTCGGGCGCAGTTCCTGTCCCTGCGCGAGAAGGAGTTCGTGGAGGCCGCCCGCTCGCAGGGCGCGACCACCGGCCACCTCGTGCGCCGCCACATCCTGCCGAACGCGCTGGGGCCGGTGATCGTGGCGGCCTCGATCGAGGTCTCGTCCGCGATCATCGCGGAATCGACCCTGTCCTTCCTGGGGCTCGGCTTCCCGCCCGACATCCCGACCTGGGGGCGGCTGCTGTTCGACGCCAAGGACCATCTCGACGTCGCCCCGCACTGGGCGCTGTTCCCGGGGGGCGCGATCTTCCTGACGGTGCTGTCGATCAACTTCATCGGCGACGGTTTGCGCGACGCCCTCGACCCGCGGCGGGTACTCTAGCGATGGCAGATCCGGTGGACCCGATCCTCTCGGTCTCAGACCTCACCGTGTCCTTCCGCTCGGACGGGCGCTGGCGCGAGGTCGTGCACGGCGTCTCGTTCGATGTCGGGCCCCGCGAGACCGTGGCCCTCGTCGGCGAATCCGGCTCCGGCAAGAGCGTCAGCGCCCTGTCGATCCTGCGCCTCCTGCCGCGGGACGCGAGCCGCATCGGCGGGCGCGTGCGCTTCGAAGGCCGCGAGCTGCTCGCCGCCCCCGAGGCCGAGATGCGGCGGGTGCGCGGCGATTCCATCGCCATGATCTTCCAGGAGCCGATGACCTCCCTGAACCCGGTCCTGACCATCGGCTTCCAGATCGCCGAGGCGCTGATCCGGCACCGGGGCCTGTCGCGGTCCGCCGCCGAGGCAGAGGCGCTCCGGCTCCTCGACAAGGTCCGGATCCCGGCCGCCCGGTCGCGCCTGCACGAGTACCCGCACCGCTTCTCGGGCGGCATGCGCCAGCGGGTGATGATCGCCATGGCGCTCGCCTGCCGGCCGAAGCTCCTCATCGCCGACGAGCCGACCACGGCGCTCGACGTCACGATCCAGGCCCAGATCCTCGACCTCATCAAGAGCCTGCAGGACGAGGAGGGCATGTCGGTCCTGTTCATCACCCACGACATGGGCGTGGTCGCCGAGATCGCCGACCGCACCGTGGTGATGTACCGGGGCCGCGCCGTGGAGGCCGGCCCGACCGCGCGGATCTTCGACGCCCCCGCCGAGCCCTACACGCGGGCGCTGCTGGCCGCGGTCCCGCGCCTCGGGACCATGGCGGGCCGTCCCCGCCCGATGCGCTTCCCGGTGGTCGACCGGGCCACCGGCCTGGCGGCGCCGACGCCCGAGACCCCCGAAACCGTCCGGGCCGCCGACCGCCCGGTGCTGGAGGTGCGCGACCTGACCACCCGGTTCGACATCCGCTCCGGGCTCCTCGGCCGCGTGACCGGCCGGGTCCACGCGGTGGAGCGGGTCTCGTTCAGCCTCGCGGCCGGGGAGACCCTGGCGCTCGTCGGCGAGTCCGGCTGCGGCAAGTCCACCACCGGCCGCGCGATCCTGCGCCTCGTCGAGCCGCTCTCGGGCTCGGTCCTTCTCGACGGCGAGGACATCACCGGCCTCGGTCCCAAGACCCTGCGCGCCCGCCGCCAGCGCATGCAGATGATCTTCCAGGACCCGTTCGCCAGCCTCGACCCGCGCCTGAGCGTCGGCGCGGCGGTGGCGGAGCCGCTGCTGATCAACCGTCTCGCGCCGCCCCGGGAAGCGCGCCAGCGGGCCGAGAACCTGCTCGCCCGGGTCGGGCTTCCCCCCGAGACCGCCGGGCGCTTTCCCCACGAGTTCTCCGGCGGCCAGCGCCAGCGCATCTGCATCGCCCGGGCGCTCGCCCTGAACCCCCGCCTGATCGTCGCCGACGAGGCGGTCTCGGCGCTCGACGTCTCGGTGAAGGCGCAGGTCGTGAACCTGATGCTCGACCTCCAGGCGGAGTTCGGCCTCGCCTACCTGTTCATCTCGCACGACATGGCGGTGGTCGAGCGGGTGAGCCACCGGGTGGCGGTGATGTATCTCGGCGAGATCGTGGAGATCGGCCCCCGAGCCGCGATCTTCGGCGACCCACAGCACCCCTACACGAAGAAGCTGCTGGCCGCCGTGCCGGTCCCGGATCCGGCCCGGCGCGGCGAGCGGCACGCCCTGCCGGACGACGAGATCCGCAGCCCGATCCGCGCGCCCGACTACGTGCCGCCGGAGCGGCTCTACCGGGAGGTCGCCCCCGGCCACGTCGTTCAGGACTGGGGCGCCGACTGGGCCGCAGCGGCACCGGAGATCGCGGCCGCCTGATCAGGATCCACCCCAGATCCCGGCGCGTCACTCGGCCGGGTTGAAGCACAACGTGCCGGCGCGGCGCGTCGGCTTGCCGGTATCGTTCGTGTGGTTGACCCCATCCATCACCGGCACCTCCGGAAAATCGAACGGGCTGACCCCGTCCAGGCACGCCGCATTGACGGCGTAGAGGTCCTGGTTCGAACGTCGCTGATGATGCGTGTAGATCCCGCATCGGGAGCAGAAGAAGTGCTGCGCGGCGCCGGTGTGGAAGCGGTAGCTCGTCAGCGTGTCCGTGCCGCGCAGGATCCTGATCCCGCCCTTCTCGGCCATGACGACGACGGCCCCGCGCATCCGGCAATAGGAGCATGTGCAGCGCCGGGCCGAGGCGAGGTCATCCGTGAGCCGTGCTTCGAACCGCACGGCGCCGCAATGGCATTGGCCGGACCGGATGGTGATGTCGCCCGCCATGGTGGGTGTGTCTCCCGTCAGATTCTGTGCCGACCCGGTCCGTCGCGCATCCACGCGCATCGGTGCCGCCGGCGGGTGGGGCCCGGTTACGGTCTCCCGCGTGGGTCCCGACAGGCGTGGGTTGCCAGCATCGTCCGCAGACTGGACGCGGCGTCAGGCGCGATGCGCTCCGCGCGCTCGGATGATCGATGCGGATCCGATCGCTGTCGTGCCTGCGGGGCGCTGATCGTGATCGGACGATAAGGCGCGCGACCCGACCGAACAATCCATCAAGTCGTCACGCGTCGCGTGAGGAAATCGCACGCGACGCGGCGCAGCGTTCGCGGCTCGTGTGTTCGTCGGGCCGCCGTGTGGCCGAGCTGGATGGCCTTGGCGCTCGGCGAGCGCTTGGCGGCGTAGCCGGGGGCGACCTCTGCGTGCCGAAGGTGGTCGTGCGCCTCCTCCGCTTCGCGGGCGTCGGTAGGCGATCCAATCCGCGAGGCTGTAACGGCCGGCTGCCGTCCGGGCGTTCCTGGCCGAGCGGGGCCGTGTCATTCTGCCCGAAACCGGGAGGATGACATGAGACGCGGGCGCGGCCTTGCTGTGGCGGGCTTCTGTGTGGCGGGCACCCTGATCTTCGCGGGCGCCGCGACGGCGCAGGAGGTCAAGCGGACCGAGCTCGGCCGCATGCCGGTCTCGGGCGACGACAGCCGGGAGATCGTCATGCAGCTGGTCGAGGTTCCGCCGGGGGCGACCTCGCGGCGACACGTCCACAACGGTGAGGAGGCCTTCTACGTCATCGAGGGCGGCTCGGCGCAGTTGCACGGTCAGGAGCCGAAGGAGCGGCCCACGGGCGAGCGCGGGATCAACAAGCGCGGTGTTCCCCATGCCGGCTACACGGTGGTCGGCGACAGGACCTTGAGGATCCTGTCGGTCTACGTCGTCGACAAGGGCCGCCCGCTCCAGGAGGCTGCCGACTGAGCCGGTCGCTACAGGGGAGGGGCTGCCTCATACGTGGCGACAATGTGGCGAAAGCTTGACTATTCGACTCGAATCACATTATAGCTTGACCGTTGCGTTGCGGATACATCGCCCGGGTCCCTGGAGGTTCGGATGTGCGCGCGGAAGACCTACTACATCTTCGTCAAGGCGACTGACGATCGGCAGTTCTGCGCCATTCGGCAGGATCAGCCGATCCCGCAGATGATCGACGGCGTGCAGTGGATGTATGTGAGCTGCATCGACACGTCGCGGGATAAACCGTTCGGGTTCGATGTCGACGCGGCACACGAGGCCATGCGGCATCGCGGCGTCTACTTCTACCGTCGCGAGCTGATGTTCCGCCGCACCAACTTCCTCCTCGAAGCCGCCTGATGGCGGGTCTGCGCGGGCGGCGCCAGAAGGCCGTGCGGGTCTGTTTCGGCGCGGCCATGGTCGTCTGCGGGATCGCGGCCGGGACCGGCATGCCGTCAGGTGCGGCGCAGGCCCAGGTCCCGGCGCGGATCGGTACCTGCGTCGCCACCACCATCGCGCGGATCGGGACGCGGTTCAGCGGCCGGCTGGTGAAGCCGCAGCGCGACGGCCTCGGCGAGGGAACCAGCGTCGACCTGAAGAACGGCGTCTACGGAATCTCCTACGCGTATGTCGAAGCCGTCGCGCGATCGCGGGTCGGCGATCGCGCGATCACCTGCCTCGTCGCCCTGCCGAAAGGCTGCCCGAAGGGCGACGATCGCGGGAAGATGTACACCACCACCAACCTGCGGACCCTCGATTCCTGGACGTTGCCAGATTCGCAGCACATGTGCGGCGGCGCCTGAGCCCGGCGCACCCTTCGTGGGCTGTCGCGTGTTGACCCTTGGCTTGGGCCGGTCTCGGGCCTCGACCGCGGGAGGGTGGGCTTTGTCGTTCAGGAAGGGTTTTGCCGCCGTCATGGCCGCTGCGTTGGTCGGAGCGCCTGGTGCGGCCCGGGCCTGGGGCGTTCCCGGATGCACCAACCTGCCCGAATACAATCGGGCGTTGGGCGCCTTACAGGGCATGACCAGCGCCTGTGACATGAGCGTCGAGGAGGCGCGCCGCGTGATCGCGGCGCATGACGGCGTCGCCGCGCCGCCTCCGAACGCGGCGCCGCTCCCGGGCGCGGCGCCACAGGCCGTGTCGAGGCCGCGTGTCCGGCACCGCCATCGCGGGAAGCGCGCGCATCACAGGACGGCGATCCTGCGGCACCGCTGAACCGCCGCGCAGGGTCGAGGTTTAGCGCTCGCCCGACGCGGCCGCCGCGCGGGCGCGCGCCCATTCCCGGTCGCGCTCGGCCTGCCGGGCCCGCGCCTCGGCCGCGTAGGCGTCCTGTTCCGCACGCTCCCGCTTCCTCTGGCGATCGGCGGCGGCCGAAGCCCGCTTCCGCCAAGCTTCGGTCTCGGCCTTCTGGCGCGCCAGCTCCTCGACGGTGACGGGCTTCACCGGCTCCTTCGGCTGCGCCCAGGCGTAGGGACGGCGGGGTGCCGGCGAGGGCCGGTCTTCCGAGCGCGGCGCCTCTCGCCGCTGCCCGAACGCCCGGCTCGCCTCGGCCAGCGTCAGGCCGGCGCCGCGGGCGATGCGTTCGGCGGCTGCGCGGGCAGCCGTCCGTTCGCCGGCCGTGGCGCCGTGCTCGGCGAGCACGAGGCATTTCTCGAACCGATCCCGGTCCGCGGGCGTCATGACGGACTTCATGGCCGCCGTCATACCGCCAAGCCCGTCGATCTGTCCCGCCGCTCATCGCGAAGTCTGGGACGTCTCGCCGAGACCGGCTGGAGCCCGGGATCGACGCGCGGCCTCGGGCCCCGGAGGCTACGCCCTCAGTTCGGCTTGGCGCTCGCCACGGTGTTGGTGAAGCTGTAACTGCCGAGCTTCTCGCCGACCACCTGCACGGCCCCGTCCGTGAGCGTGTTCAGCCGGCGGGAGCGGATCTTCATCGTGCCGGATAGGCCGGCGAACTTGCCCGTGCCGCCGATCCACTCGCCCGTGCCCTCGTTCGCCGCCCCGAGCGGCTGCACCGGATAGTCCCACTTCTCGAACACGTGGTCACCGTCGGCATCGACGTAGTCGCAATAGCCGTGGTTCTCGACCGTCTTGGCGGTGTTGTCGATTAGCGGCGCGGAGGTGCAGCGGCCGGCCATGTTGTGCAGGAGCTTCCCGCCGGACTCGTTGACGGCCGTCATCATGTTGATCGTGGCGGACGCCATGCGGTTCTCGCCGATCATCACAGGTTTCGGCGCGGCCGGAATCGTCGCGGTGTAGGTGATCCGGAATTCGCCCTGGCGCGGCATGTCCTCCGCGGCCGACGGTCCGGAGCTCAGAAGCAGCACCCCAAGTGTCGCTGCCGTACAGGTGACGAGCGATGTTGTCCGTCTGTCCCTTCGTGTCACGGTAACCTCCCTATCAGGCGCAGAGAAGGCCGTTTGATACCGATCGTCGTCCCGAGGTCTGGCCCTCCGAATCGATTGCGCCAATCGAAGAGTGATGCTGACAAAATCAATATTCAATAATTCTGTGTAACTGATGCTGTACATTGTATGGCCCGCGATGGAGCGGCCCAAATTCATGTCCCTGAGGTGGTGCAATTCTCGGTGACGTTGGCCCGCGCCCTGATCGTGCTGCATGTCCGGAGCTGTTCGTCGTGGCCGGTCGCGGACCATGGC
This window of the Methylobacterium tardum genome carries:
- a CDS encoding ABC transporter permease, encoding MGAYILRRLLIAIPSLLGISLILFTVLALAPGDPFGELASNPNVPPEVRAALRVKFGLDDPILTRYLHWLTAMLQGDWGFSFASRVNVDTLILQRLPTTLFVVGSSQVLALLIAVPVGLYAARRPYSLADQVANTLAFVGFSLPTFFTGLLFILLFSIKLGWLPFVYQADLPGSGLPWLWANVRQAIMPVAVLGFFQAASYTRYVRASALDVARLDYVTTARAKGLTEGTVTRRHIARNALIPVVTLVALQIPAVFGGAIVTEQIFRIPGIGSLLIDAMLANDTPVVMAVTFVFAGLVILFNLVADLLYGWLDPRIALR
- a CDS encoding ABC transporter ATP-binding protein, translated to MADPVDPILSVSDLTVSFRSDGRWREVVHGVSFDVGPRETVALVGESGSGKSVSALSILRLLPRDASRIGGRVRFEGRELLAAPEAEMRRVRGDSIAMIFQEPMTSLNPVLTIGFQIAEALIRHRGLSRSAAEAEALRLLDKVRIPAARSRLHEYPHRFSGGMRQRVMIAMALACRPKLLIADEPTTALDVTIQAQILDLIKSLQDEEGMSVLFITHDMGVVAEIADRTVVMYRGRAVEAGPTARIFDAPAEPYTRALLAAVPRLGTMAGRPRPMRFPVVDRATGLAAPTPETPETVRAADRPVLEVRDLTTRFDIRSGLLGRVTGRVHAVERVSFSLAAGETLALVGESGCGKSTTGRAILRLVEPLSGSVLLDGEDITGLGPKTLRARRQRMQMIFQDPFASLDPRLSVGAAVAEPLLINRLAPPREARQRAENLLARVGLPPETAGRFPHEFSGGQRQRICIARALALNPRLIVADEAVSALDVSVKAQVVNLMLDLQAEFGLAYLFISHDMAVVERVSHRVAVMYLGEIVEIGPRAAIFGDPQHPYTKKLLAAVPVPDPARRGERHALPDDEIRSPIRAPDYVPPERLYREVAPGHVVQDWGADWAAAAPEIAAA
- a CDS encoding cupin domain-containing protein, whose translation is MRRGRGLAVAGFCVAGTLIFAGAATAQEVKRTELGRMPVSGDDSREIVMQLVEVPPGATSRRHVHNGEEAFYVIEGGSAQLHGQEPKERPTGERGINKRGVPHAGYTVVGDRTLRILSVYVVDKGRPLQEAAD
- a CDS encoding GFA family protein, coding for MAGDITIRSGQCHCGAVRFEARLTDDLASARRCTCSYCRMRGAVVVMAEKGGIRILRGTDTLTSYRFHTGAAQHFFCSRCGIYTHHQRRSNQDLYAVNAACLDGVSPFDFPEVPVMDGVNHTNDTGKPTRRAGTLCFNPAE
- a CDS encoding ABC transporter permease codes for the protein MAGSTLASPSDEAVPVARAPASPGRETWRRFRRHRLALASVGVLALLVAGVVFGGLLWPVAIGDIDFAAQLQGPSWDHPFGTDDLGQDLLARMIYGGRISLAVGFAAMAVASLIGVLVGALAGMSRRFLDPVLMWLTDLFLSLPQLPLLLLVIYLFRDSLKAVFGSQGGVFLMIVAVIGGLRWMPVARLVRAQFLSLREKEFVEAARSQGATTGHLVRRHILPNALGPVIVAASIEVSSAIIAESTLSFLGLGFPPDIPTWGRLLFDAKDHLDVAPHWALFPGGAIFLTVLSINFIGDGLRDALDPRRVL